The Candidatus Dadabacteria bacterium genome window below encodes:
- a CDS encoding ABC transporter ATP-binding protein, with the protein MSEMLYKVRGLGKVFNKLGSSVCALGGVNMDISAGETLGVVGVSGSGKSTLLHILGTLEPPTEGSVFYRGKDLFSQDEEELSVFRNSEIGFIFQFHYLLMEFTALENVMMPCLIARQSLAVARQKACDVLEKVGLSERLNHLPGELSGGEQQRVAIARSIVRGPKVILADEPTGNLDKKTGFSVLDLFCRLNEDYGVTVVMVTHNDEFAKRMKKTVKISDGMVADAN; encoded by the coding sequence ATGAGTGAAATGCTGTACAAGGTCAGGGGGCTTGGAAAGGTTTTCAATAAATTGGGCAGCAGCGTGTGCGCTCTCGGCGGAGTGAATATGGATATTTCTGCCGGAGAAACCCTCGGAGTCGTGGGAGTGTCGGGTTCGGGGAAAAGCACCCTTCTTCACATACTTGGCACTCTTGAGCCCCCGACAGAAGGTTCGGTTTTCTACAGGGGGAAGGATCTTTTCAGCCAAGATGAAGAAGAGCTCTCGGTTTTCAGAAACTCGGAAATTGGATTTATTTTTCAATTTCATTACCTTCTTATGGAATTCACGGCGCTTGAAAACGTCATGATGCCGTGTCTTATAGCAAGACAGAGCCTTGCTGTGGCGAGACAAAAGGCTTGCGATGTGCTTGAGAAGGTGGGACTTTCCGAGCGTCTCAACCATCTTCCGGGAGAGCTTTCCGGGGGAGAGCAGCAGAGAGTGGCGATCGCCAGATCGATTGTCAGAGGGCCGAAGGTGATACTTGCCGACGAGCCCACGGGGAATCTTGACAAAAAAACGGGATTCTCGGTTCTTGATCTGTTCTGCAGGCTTAACGAGGATTACGGGGTTACGGTTGTAATGGTTACGCATAACGACGAATTTGCGAAGAGAATGAAAAAAACTGTTAAAATATCGGACGGGATGGTTGCCGATGCGAACTAA
- the bamA gene encoding outer membrane protein assembly factor BamA produces the protein MRTKSLVFFLAVFLFMATFPTAGSMAQNLPAEEELEKHQSFKGTVAEVVISGNRRTETSLIDLNIETKQGDEYSPQIVKEDLKRIFKLDFFQQVLVDVKPVEDGLRVEFVVEENPVLADLKLSGNDKLKEDDIKEAVAFREGRIVSLRKITEGREIILALASEKGLVGTEVEYEIEPRGDGVVDVVYRIDEGERKYIKEVELIGNSEIETKKIRKNMYSKPKYILSFITKRGLFKIEEIKRDSDRIKAVYIDNGYLDVKVSEPGIRYDEEKDGYVVSFSIEEGVQYRVSTITFSGELAGDQEEIRPNLELLPDSVFSSFVLQSDIGKITDFYGDKGYAFANVTPDVRLDKGNNLVSVDYSIEKGKEVYVRNINILDNTRTRDHVVRRELSLQEQSLYSVSKLRAARYEAARLGYFEENIEVLTHRVEGTDDLLDVDVKVEERPTGFFSFGGGVSSVENFLFSGQIQESNLFGYGKTLSLDAQVGGVTKALSLNYRDPYFFGTNWLLDISLYAHDRDYRDFERAAKGISLGVGRRIKRNFQVRVFQEFSQQDVHNVRGDALFVLSETERTIVSTGVGLSWDTRNNYLDPTKGFLLSTAVEYAGLFAGNTDFIKYNATAKSWIPFWKGTYFAAKANYGLLHLIDAGDDLVVEERFFLGGPNTLRGFRYRRVGPRRSTDTGGYVIIGGVQQVLASLDFVVPLSKTVGLKAVAFFDIGNAFDQDEFSLNPSNLRKDAGFGIRWISPLGPMKLDIGFPIGERLRDEEKYEVQFTIGNLF, from the coding sequence ATGCGAACTAAAAGTCTTGTATTTTTCTTGGCTGTCTTTCTTTTCATGGCGACGTTTCCAACCGCGGGTTCCATGGCGCAGAACCTCCCTGCCGAAGAAGAACTTGAAAAGCATCAGTCCTTCAAGGGCACAGTTGCCGAGGTGGTAATTTCAGGCAACCGCAGAACCGAAACCTCCCTTATAGATCTCAATATAGAGACCAAGCAGGGCGATGAATATTCCCCGCAGATCGTAAAAGAGGATCTGAAGAGAATATTCAAGCTTGATTTCTTCCAGCAGGTCCTTGTTGACGTTAAGCCAGTTGAAGATGGTCTCAGGGTTGAGTTTGTCGTTGAGGAGAACCCGGTACTCGCGGACCTTAAGCTTTCCGGAAACGACAAGCTAAAGGAAGATGACATAAAGGAAGCTGTGGCATTTAGAGAAGGACGCATCGTAAGCCTGAGGAAGATAACGGAAGGCAGGGAAATAATACTTGCCCTTGCTTCCGAGAAGGGTTTGGTTGGAACTGAGGTCGAATATGAGATCGAACCGAGGGGAGATGGAGTCGTTGATGTCGTTTACCGGATTGACGAGGGAGAAAGAAAGTACATAAAGGAAGTCGAGCTTATCGGAAACAGCGAAATCGAGACGAAGAAGATCAGAAAAAACATGTATTCAAAGCCCAAATATATTCTCTCTTTTATAACGAAGAGGGGGCTTTTCAAAATTGAAGAGATAAAGAGGGATTCCGACAGAATAAAAGCGGTTTACATTGATAACGGATATCTTGACGTAAAGGTTTCTGAACCTGGAATTCGCTACGATGAGGAAAAAGACGGCTATGTGGTGAGTTTCTCAATAGAAGAAGGGGTTCAGTACAGGGTATCCACGATAACTTTCTCCGGGGAACTGGCGGGAGATCAGGAAGAAATCCGCCCGAATCTCGAACTCTTGCCGGACTCTGTTTTCAGCAGTTTCGTTCTTCAGTCCGACATCGGGAAAATAACCGATTTCTACGGGGACAAGGGATATGCTTTTGCTAACGTAACACCTGATGTGCGGCTTGATAAGGGAAACAACCTAGTAAGCGTCGATTACTCGATTGAAAAAGGCAAGGAAGTATACGTAAGAAACATAAATATTCTGGACAACACCAGGACTAGAGATCATGTTGTAAGAAGGGAACTTTCACTTCAGGAACAAAGCCTGTACAGCGTTTCCAAACTGAGGGCCGCCCGCTACGAGGCCGCTCGCCTTGGTTATTTCGAGGAGAACATTGAAGTTCTAACCCATAGGGTTGAAGGAACGGATGATCTTCTGGATGTCGACGTGAAGGTTGAAGAACGTCCTACCGGATTTTTCAGCTTCGGCGGGGGGGTGAGTTCCGTTGAGAATTTTCTTTTCTCCGGACAGATACAGGAATCCAACCTTTTCGGATACGGCAAGACACTTTCTCTGGATGCCCAGGTCGGAGGCGTAACCAAGGCATTGAGTCTTAACTACCGGGATCCGTATTTCTTTGGTACCAACTGGCTCCTGGATATCAGTTTGTATGCTCATGACAGGGATTACAGGGATTTTGAGAGAGCGGCCAAGGGTATTTCTCTGGGGGTGGGAAGAAGGATAAAGAGAAATTTCCAAGTCCGGGTCTTCCAGGAATTCTCGCAACAGGACGTGCACAATGTCCGGGGAGATGCACTGTTCGTCCTGTCCGAAACGGAGAGAACTATAGTTTCGACCGGGGTAGGGCTATCTTGGGATACAAGAAACAATTATCTCGATCCCACGAAGGGTTTTCTTCTGAGTACGGCGGTTGAGTATGCCGGACTTTTTGCGGGCAACACCGATTTTATAAAGTACAATGCCACGGCCAAATCTTGGATTCCGTTCTGGAAAGGTACATATTTCGCCGCAAAGGCGAATTATGGGCTCCTGCATCTCATAGATGCCGGCGATGATCTCGTCGTGGAGGAGAGGTTCTTTCTAGGCGGTCCGAACACACTCAGAGGCTTCCGTTACAGAAGGGTGGGTCCCAGGAGGTCTACGGACACGGGGGGCTATGTAATAATTGGTGGCGTTCAGCAGGTTCTGGCATCACTTGACTTTGTTGTTCCGTTAAGCAAAACTGTCGGGCTTAAGGCCGTAGCTTTCTTTGATATAGGTAATGCTTTTGACCAAGATGAGTTCAGCCTTAATCCTTCGAATCTTAGAAAGGATGCCGGTTTTGGTATCAGGTGGATATCTCCCCTGGGACCAATGAAGCTTGATATCGGGTTCCCGATAGGCGAAAGGCTTCGAGATGAAGAAAAGTATGAAGTACAGTTTACCATTGGAAATTTGTTCTGA
- a CDS encoding OmpH family outer membrane protein, with protein MRKCLLLAAGFFMLFTFSAYAQQKIAYIDIKQVIRDSKAGKAATTSFQKEVEAKRAVIEQKRKALEDMRQDVIQNGAVMSESKRRNLAETIEKKQKDLDRTREDIRIELQRKDLELTQNVLKDIEAIVNKIGQQEKFDLIVEKTEAGILYGSSATDITNKVISVYDASR; from the coding sequence ATGAGAAAATGTTTGTTGCTTGCCGCTGGGTTTTTCATGTTATTCACGTTTTCTGCTTATGCTCAGCAGAAAATAGCTTACATAGACATCAAGCAGGTTATCAGGGATTCAAAAGCCGGAAAGGCCGCCACTACTTCTTTCCAGAAAGAGGTTGAAGCCAAGAGGGCCGTAATAGAGCAGAAAAGGAAAGCTCTTGAAGACATGAGACAGGACGTCATACAAAACGGAGCGGTGATGAGCGAAAGTAAAAGAAGAAACCTTGCCGAGACCATAGAGAAAAAGCAGAAGGATTTGGATAGGACAAGAGAGGACATAAGGATTGAACTTCAGAGGAAGGATCTCGAGTTGACCCAGAATGTCCTTAAGGATATAGAAGCCATAGTTAACAAAATAGGCCAGCAGGAAAAATTCGACCTTATCGTCGAAAAAACCGAGGCGGGCATTCTCTACGGCAGCTCAGCTACAGATATAACCAACAAAGTCATATCGGTTTACGACGCTTCCAGATAA
- the fabZ gene encoding 3-hydroxyacyl-ACP dehydratase FabZ, whose translation MKLGVDEIKELIPHREPFLFVDSVLEIEKGRKIAAEKLFSPEEFFFRGHFPGNPIVPGVIVTEALAQAGGVLFNYSFRDELKKEGFENAYLMSLDRCRFRAPVVPGDKVVLEVELVRRRSRIIFFSAKASVDGKKVAEAEISAYLV comes from the coding sequence ATGAAGTTGGGTGTAGATGAAATAAAGGAGCTTATTCCTCACAGAGAGCCTTTTCTGTTCGTTGACTCTGTGCTGGAAATTGAAAAGGGCAGAAAGATTGCCGCCGAGAAGCTCTTTTCTCCCGAAGAATTCTTCTTCAGAGGACACTTCCCCGGCAACCCTATAGTTCCAGGAGTGATAGTTACCGAAGCGCTGGCCCAGGCCGGAGGAGTGCTCTTCAACTATTCTTTTAGGGATGAACTGAAAAAAGAAGGTTTCGAAAACGCCTATCTTATGAGCCTTGATCGTTGCCGGTTCAGAGCGCCGGTGGTTCCGGGTGACAAGGTGGTTCTCGAGGTGGAACTCGTTAGAAGAAGATCTAGAATAATATTCTTTTCCGCAAAAGCTTCCGTGGACGGGAAAAAAGTGGCGGAGGCGGAAATTTCCGCTTACCTGGTATGA